The DNA region TCAATTCTTAATAAGATTTTAGCCCCGTGTTTGCGGGCCAGTGCCGCAGTAATAGCAAACGACAAGATATTACCCACATGCAAAAACCCGCTTGGCGTTGGTGCAATGCGGGTTTTATTAAAATGTGTAGGTGCGCCTGTCAATTGTTTTTAGGATTGATGAACGCGCCAAGATACAAAAGATGGAGGTGGAATGGAAAAAATTGGCTACGCCAACAAAGTCCCCCCGTCAACCACTAAATTCAATCCTGTTCCAAAACTTTGCTTCATAAGGTAAACAAATGCAAGGGCAACATCATCCGCATGGCCAACACGGCCGAGCAGCAGTGTATTTTTTGCCCAATTGTAGAGTCCTTCTTTATCTTCGGCAGGCATGCTATCCCACAGGTTGGTGTCAATTACGCCCGGTATCACAGCGTTTACACGTATAGGAGCCAATTCAACAGCCAGGGCCCTTACCAAACCTTCCATGGCACCGCAAATACTGCTGGCTATTGACCAGCCTGCAGCAGGTCTCGTTCCCGCAGTTCCGCCGGTTAAGTTTACAGAGCCGCCTTCGTTAATGAACGGGGTGCCATATTTAACAGCAGCATAAGCTCCCCAGTAACGCAGGTTGAAGAACTTACGTGCAGCCTCAATATCTGTTTGGTTGATATTATAAAGATTAAGATTTTCGGCCGCGGTATAAACGAGGTGATCGAACTTACCGGTCTGCTGAAAAAAAGATTTTATATTTTCTTCGTGCGATAGATCTACGGCGTAGCCTTCAGCGTCCTCCGGCAATTGACTTAATGCGTTATTGATCTTGCTTTGATTACCTGAAACTATCACAACTTTAGCACCTTCGGCAGCGGCAGCTTTTGCTGTCGCAAAGCCTATACCAGTACTGCCACCCAATATAATTACCCTTTTGTCATTTAATGACGATTTACTTTCAATTTGATTATTCATGATGTTTATTCTTTTTTAGACACCACAAATTTCCACCGTAAAAAACCGGTTCCACTTACCATTTGGTAAAAAGTGAATATCAAATAACTTTATTATCGAGATGCCAATAAGCAACACATTGTCCACCTTAAATACCAAACGCGTTAGGCACATTACTTACCTAAAAATCCGCCCTCTGTTAAAGCGGCAAATTTTGCTTTAAAAAGATCCATAATTGCAAACTTTGCCAACTCCGTCTGCTTAAATAAGTCGGTTTCCGCATATTTAAGCATCGCATTCATATACATATCAGCTGAATCTATTTGGTCAATTGCAGAAAAATAACGGCACATGCAGG from Mucilaginibacter sp. SJ includes:
- a CDS encoding SDR family oxidoreductase — encoded protein: MNNQIESKSSLNDKRVIILGGSTGIGFATAKAAAAEGAKVVIVSGNQSKINNALSQLPEDAEGYAVDLSHEENIKSFFQQTGKFDHLVYTAAENLNLYNINQTDIEAARKFFNLRYWGAYAAVKYGTPFINEGGSVNLTGGTAGTRPAAGWSIASSICGAMEGLVRALAVELAPIRVNAVIPGVIDTNLWDSMPAEDKEGLYNWAKNTLLLGRVGHADDVALAFVYLMKQSFGTGLNLVVDGGTLLA